The following proteins are encoded in a genomic region of Catellatospora sp. TT07R-123:
- a CDS encoding PHP domain-containing protein, which translates to MRDHEHEHEHGHDHDHGHGHGHAPAGDPPSGAEDGEQHQLSRRRLLRAAGLLGTTAAAAGAAQVLPVSGARAAPATGRRLRWLAGDHHVHTKYSFDGRYRVDQQVDAALAHGLDWLVITDHGGRQHQRTGLKRGLADLRRCRDDHPDLLLFQGVEWNVPAGQHATVFVAPGDGEFEVLSQFESMYDARVNDLRAVDTANREQALRAVQWLGRQAADGRTPMALSIVNHPGEAGAYPPSTLRKLRDADPGVLIGMEGAPGHQAAGIPESRGGAGRGRGAYDGEPWGGSFRDYPKQAYRTFGGFDWMTATVGGVWDAMLAEGLPFWIVAGSDSHAVFGQSWRRGEPTADEPFPDPVMGKRAGDGQGDFWPGQFARTHVGAASADYVELMRGLRAGRIWVDHGQLVDTVDVSVGGDRGAHRGGLGEVVTVRRGETVEATVTIDLRRERNHHGDQPRLRRVDIIAGPVTGQPGDRDAMAAPDTAVAGSYEISQRTGTVTVTHDFRAVDSSFYLRVRGTNGEHHASGSIEPRQDPKGDADPWDDLWFYTNPVFVQVD; encoded by the coding sequence ATGCGAGACCACGAGCACGAGCACGAGCACGGCCACGATCACGATCACGGGCATGGCCACGGGCACGCGCCAGCAGGTGATCCGCCGAGCGGCGCCGAGGACGGCGAGCAGCACCAGCTGAGCCGCCGCAGGCTGCTCCGGGCCGCCGGTCTGCTCGGCACGACCGCGGCTGCCGCCGGTGCCGCGCAGGTGCTGCCCGTGTCGGGGGCCAGGGCCGCCCCGGCGACCGGGCGGCGGCTGCGCTGGCTGGCCGGGGACCACCACGTGCACACGAAGTACAGCTTCGACGGCCGGTACCGGGTCGACCAGCAGGTCGACGCGGCGCTCGCGCACGGACTGGACTGGCTGGTCATCACCGACCACGGCGGGCGGCAGCACCAGCGCACCGGCCTGAAACGAGGCCTGGCCGACCTGCGCCGCTGCCGCGACGACCACCCTGACCTGCTGCTGTTCCAGGGTGTGGAGTGGAACGTCCCGGCCGGGCAGCACGCCACCGTGTTCGTGGCCCCCGGCGACGGCGAGTTCGAGGTCCTGTCGCAGTTCGAGTCCATGTACGACGCGCGGGTCAACGACCTGCGGGCCGTCGACACCGCCAACCGCGAGCAGGCGCTGCGGGCGGTGCAGTGGCTGGGCCGGCAGGCCGCCGACGGGCGCACCCCGATGGCGCTGTCGATCGTGAACCACCCCGGCGAGGCGGGGGCCTACCCGCCGTCCACGCTGCGCAAGCTGCGCGACGCCGACCCGGGCGTGCTGATCGGCATGGAGGGCGCCCCGGGCCACCAGGCCGCCGGGATCCCCGAGTCTCGCGGCGGCGCCGGGCGCGGGCGCGGAGCCTACGACGGCGAGCCGTGGGGCGGCTCGTTCCGCGACTACCCGAAGCAGGCGTACCGCACGTTCGGCGGGTTCGACTGGATGACCGCGACCGTCGGCGGGGTGTGGGACGCGATGCTCGCCGAGGGGCTGCCGTTCTGGATCGTGGCCGGTTCCGACTCCCACGCCGTCTTCGGGCAGAGCTGGCGCAGGGGCGAGCCGACCGCCGACGAGCCGTTCCCCGACCCGGTGATGGGCAAGCGGGCCGGGGACGGGCAGGGCGACTTCTGGCCGGGCCAGTTCGCCCGCACCCACGTCGGCGCGGCCTCGGCCGACTACGTCGAGCTGATGCGGGGGCTGCGCGCGGGCCGGATCTGGGTCGACCACGGGCAGCTCGTCGACACCGTGGACGTCAGCGTGGGCGGCGACCGCGGCGCCCACCGCGGCGGCCTCGGCGAGGTCGTCACCGTCCGGCGCGGCGAGACGGTCGAGGCGACGGTCACCATCGACCTGCGGCGCGAGCGCAACCACCACGGCGACCAGCCGCGGCTGCGCCGCGTCGACATCATCGCGGGGCCGGTCACCGGGCAGCCCGGCGACCGCGATGCGATGGCGGCGCCGGACACGGCGGTCGCCGGGTCGTACGAGATCAGCCAGCGCACCGGCACGGTCACCGTGACCCACGACTTCCGCGCCGTGGACAGCTCCTTCTACCTGCGCGTACGCGGCACCAACGGCGAGCACCACGCCTCCGGCTCGATCGAGCCGCGGCAGGACCCGAAGGGCGACGCCGACCCGTGGGACGACCTGTGGTTCTACACCAACCCGGTGTTCGTGCAGGTCGACTGA
- a CDS encoding HD domain-containing protein, with the protein MIPDDRQIRALHEQYAPTPAAFELVYTHCRIVSAVAEQLLDRVRRAAAVDIDADLIRAGCLLHDIGVYRLYDDAGNLDHRGYIRHGVLGHDLLREAGLPEALARFCSRHTGVGLSRDDVQRQGLPLPPGDYQAETAEEQLVMYADKFHSKTSPPVFLTAAAYADSVRRFGQDKADRFAAMVRHYGEPDLSELSRRFGHALV; encoded by the coding sequence GTGATTCCCGATGACCGGCAGATCCGGGCACTGCACGAGCAGTACGCTCCCACCCCGGCGGCGTTCGAACTCGTCTACACCCACTGTCGGATCGTCTCCGCAGTGGCCGAGCAACTGCTGGACAGGGTCCGCCGCGCTGCCGCCGTCGACATTGACGCCGACCTGATCCGGGCCGGCTGCCTGCTGCACGACATCGGGGTCTACCGGCTGTACGACGACGCGGGCAACCTCGACCACCGCGGTTACATCCGCCACGGCGTGCTCGGGCACGACCTGCTGCGCGAGGCGGGGCTGCCCGAGGCGCTGGCGAGGTTCTGCTCCCGGCACACCGGGGTCGGGCTCAGCCGCGACGACGTCCAGCGGCAGGGCCTGCCGCTGCCGCCCGGCGACTACCAGGCCGAGACCGCTGAGGAGCAGCTGGTGATGTACGCCGACAAGTTCCACAGCAAGACCAGCCCGCCGGTGTTCCTCACCGCCGCCGCCTATGCCGACAGCGTCCGCCGGTTCGGCCAGGACAAGGCCGACCGGTTCGCCGCGATGGTCCGGCACTACGGCGAGCCGGACCTGTCCGAACTGTCCCGCCGGTTCGGCCACGCGCTGGTGTGA
- a CDS encoding carboxyl transferase domain-containing protein produces MFSRIAIVNRGEAAMRLIHAVREINAETGASPIETIALYTEAERTATFVREADDSYCLGPASARPYLDHGVLERALIATRADAAWVGWGFVAEDPAFAELCEKSGVTFIGPSPEAMRRLGDKIGSKLIAEEVGVPVAPWSRGAVETLEAAKRSAAEVGYPLMLKATAGGGGRGIRVVRNDEDLTDAYERTSLEAERAFGSGIVFLERLVTGARHVEVQVIADGQGTAWALGVRDCSVQRRNQKVIEESASPVLAPEQAAELKAAAERLALAVDYRGAGTVEFLYHPGDKLFAFLEVNTRLQVEHPITEATTDFDLVKAQIHVASGGRLGDLIPVEVGHAVEARLNAEDPDRDFAPSPGRIVRLELPSGPGVRVDTGVSEGDLIPADFDSMIAKIIAFGRTREEALGRLRRAVGETTVIIEGGATNKSFLLDLLDQPEVIDGSADTGWIDRVRGEGRLVSTKNSGVALAAAAIEAYEDEAQVERQRLLSTAHGGRPQVQHKSGRPIDLKLRGVGYRVSVAQIGPRRFRVGIGEAATVDVELDRYDEHTGRIMVNGRRFRLVTDTHGPIHLVEVDGVTHRVSRDEGGVVRSPAPALVVATPVEVGDEVEAGAPVLVLESMKMETVLRAPVKSRIRECLVMVGSQVETGAPLLRLEPVGDQDETEAVETEAVDLELPSEPSGLSVQARVAHGIADLRSLLLGYDVDPRDERRTLSAYQAARAESGRRPIEAEVGLLQVFADLSELTRNRPAGEESKADTRVHSPREYFHTYLQSLDVDRAGLPDTFRQRLARVLAHYGVDGFDRTPALEEAVFRIFLAQQRSSADVAVIVALLQQWLTEPLPADELREQVGQALEHLVAATQVRFPVVGDLARSLVFRWAAQPMLRRKRAEVYTEVRAHLRHLDANPDAADRADRIARMVASPEPLVRLLGQRIGKPGADQGPMLEVLSRRYYGNRGASDARCVDVSGHAFFTAGYDTGDDRFQLVATAADVTELPSALAKVAGLTGPDTVADVYLTWADQPDPDAMAATLQEVLDQAGLPEGLRRLTVTVAGRTGTAMHHHFTFRPGQGEDRVIRGLHPLIADRLQLPRLSRFDLTRLPSADEEVYVLRCVAPGNPADERLVAMAQVRDLTPLRDSEGRILSLPALEGALDASLDAIRKVQAQRPAKKRLDTNRITLYVWPQSELSVDDMRTVIGRMLPLTAGAGLEQVLFLGRQRDAATGELTDIAVEVSFDAGMRLSVTQPTTEPIEPIDDYRQKVLSARRRGTTYPYELTGMLAGTNGTFTEHDLDDEGELAPVDRPRGRNKAGIVAGVVSTPTERHPEGVTRVVLLGDPTKALGALAEAECARVIAALDLAERMQVPVDWFALSAGARISMDSGTENMDWVAAALKRIVEFTQAGGEINIVVAGITVGAQPYWNAEATMLMHTKGILVMTPDSAMVLTGKQSLDFSGGVSAEDNFGIGGYDRVMGPNGQAQYWAPDLLAARDVLMAHYDHTYIAAGESRPRRAATSDPADRDISGFPHTWPDSDFTTVGEIFSKERNPDRKKAFDIRTVMRALADQDHLILERWAGMADAETAVVQDVHLGGIPVCLLGIESRSVPRRGFPPTDGPDTYTAGTLFPQSSRKAARAINAASGNRPLVVLANLSGFDGSPESMRKLQLEYGAEIGRAIVNFQGPIVFCVISRYHGGAFVVFSKALNPNMTVLAVDGSFASVIGGAPAAAVVFSGDVDARTAKDPRVTDLQTRIAAASGGERAALLAQLLDMRASVRAEKLSEVAAEFDGVHSIQRAVQVGSVDAIVRPEELRPQIIAAIELGLDKA; encoded by the coding sequence GTGTTCAGTCGTATCGCCATCGTCAACCGCGGAGAGGCCGCGATGCGGCTGATCCATGCTGTCCGCGAGATCAACGCTGAGACCGGGGCCTCGCCGATCGAGACCATCGCGCTCTACACCGAAGCGGAACGCACCGCGACCTTCGTCCGCGAGGCGGACGACAGCTACTGCCTCGGTCCCGCGTCGGCGCGGCCGTACCTGGACCACGGTGTCCTGGAGCGCGCCCTGATCGCCACGCGCGCCGACGCCGCCTGGGTCGGCTGGGGCTTCGTCGCCGAGGACCCGGCCTTCGCCGAGCTCTGCGAGAAGAGCGGCGTGACCTTCATCGGCCCCAGCCCAGAGGCGATGCGCCGCCTGGGCGACAAGATCGGCTCGAAGCTGATCGCCGAGGAGGTCGGCGTCCCGGTGGCGCCGTGGAGCCGCGGCGCGGTCGAGACCCTGGAGGCGGCCAAGCGCTCCGCCGCCGAGGTCGGCTACCCGTTGATGCTCAAGGCGACCGCGGGCGGCGGCGGCCGCGGCATCCGCGTCGTACGCAACGACGAGGACCTGACCGACGCCTACGAGCGCACCAGCCTGGAGGCCGAGCGGGCCTTCGGCAGCGGCATCGTGTTCCTGGAGCGCCTGGTCACCGGCGCCCGCCACGTCGAGGTGCAGGTCATCGCCGACGGCCAGGGCACCGCCTGGGCGCTGGGCGTGCGCGACTGCTCGGTGCAGCGGCGCAACCAGAAGGTGATCGAGGAGTCCGCCTCGCCGGTGCTCGCCCCCGAGCAGGCCGCCGAGCTGAAGGCCGCGGCCGAGCGGCTCGCGCTGGCCGTGGACTACCGCGGCGCGGGCACGGTGGAGTTCCTGTACCACCCGGGCGACAAGCTGTTCGCGTTCCTGGAGGTCAACACCCGTCTCCAGGTCGAGCACCCGATCACCGAGGCGACCACCGACTTCGACCTGGTCAAGGCCCAGATCCACGTCGCCTCCGGCGGCCGGCTGGGCGACCTGATCCCGGTCGAGGTGGGCCACGCCGTCGAGGCGCGGCTCAACGCCGAGGACCCCGACCGCGACTTCGCGCCCTCGCCGGGCCGGATCGTGCGGCTGGAGCTGCCCAGCGGCCCCGGTGTCCGGGTGGACACCGGCGTCAGCGAGGGCGACCTGATCCCGGCCGACTTCGACTCCATGATCGCCAAGATCATCGCGTTCGGCCGCACCCGCGAGGAGGCGCTGGGCCGCCTGCGCCGGGCCGTCGGCGAGACCACCGTGATCATCGAGGGCGGCGCCACCAACAAGAGCTTCCTGCTCGACCTGCTCGACCAGCCCGAGGTCATCGACGGCAGCGCCGACACCGGCTGGATCGACCGGGTCCGGGGCGAGGGGCGCCTGGTCTCCACGAAGAACTCCGGCGTCGCGCTGGCCGCCGCCGCGATCGAGGCGTACGAGGACGAGGCGCAGGTCGAGCGGCAGCGGCTGCTGTCCACCGCGCACGGCGGCCGCCCGCAGGTGCAGCACAAGAGCGGCCGCCCGATCGACCTGAAGCTGCGCGGCGTGGGCTACCGCGTCTCCGTCGCGCAGATCGGGCCGCGCCGGTTCCGCGTCGGCATCGGCGAGGCCGCCACGGTCGACGTCGAGCTGGACCGCTACGACGAGCACACCGGCCGGATCATGGTCAACGGCCGCCGGTTCCGGCTGGTCACCGACACGCACGGCCCCATCCACCTGGTCGAGGTCGACGGGGTCACCCACCGCGTCAGCCGCGACGAGGGCGGCGTGGTGCGCTCCCCCGCCCCGGCGCTGGTCGTCGCGACCCCGGTCGAGGTGGGCGACGAGGTCGAGGCGGGCGCGCCCGTGCTCGTCCTGGAGAGCATGAAGATGGAGACGGTGCTGCGCGCACCGGTCAAGTCCCGCATCCGCGAGTGCCTGGTCATGGTCGGCAGCCAGGTCGAGACCGGCGCGCCGCTGCTGCGGCTGGAGCCGGTCGGCGACCAGGACGAGACCGAGGCCGTCGAGACCGAGGCCGTCGACCTGGAGCTGCCGTCGGAGCCGTCCGGCCTGTCGGTGCAGGCCCGGGTCGCGCACGGCATCGCCGACCTGCGCAGCCTGCTGCTGGGCTACGACGTCGACCCGCGCGACGAGCGCCGGACGCTGTCGGCGTACCAGGCCGCGCGGGCGGAGTCGGGCCGCCGCCCGATCGAGGCCGAGGTCGGGCTGCTGCAGGTCTTCGCCGACCTGTCCGAGCTGACCCGCAACCGGCCGGCCGGCGAGGAGTCCAAGGCCGACACCCGGGTGCACAGCCCGCGCGAGTACTTCCACACGTACCTGCAGAGCCTGGACGTGGACCGGGCGGGGCTGCCCGACACGTTCCGGCAGCGCCTGGCACGGGTGCTGGCGCACTACGGCGTCGACGGCTTCGACCGTACGCCCGCGCTGGAAGAGGCCGTGTTCCGCATCTTCCTGGCCCAGCAGCGGTCCTCGGCCGACGTCGCGGTGATCGTGGCGCTGCTCCAGCAGTGGCTGACCGAGCCGCTGCCCGCCGACGAACTGCGCGAGCAGGTCGGCCAGGCGCTGGAGCACCTGGTCGCGGCCACCCAGGTCCGCTTCCCGGTGGTGGGCGACCTCGCCCGCAGCCTCGTGTTCCGCTGGGCGGCCCAGCCGATGCTGCGGCGCAAGCGCGCCGAGGTGTACACCGAGGTCCGCGCGCACCTGCGCCACCTGGACGCCAACCCCGACGCCGCCGACCGGGCCGACCGGATCGCCCGGATGGTCGCCTCGCCCGAGCCGCTGGTGCGACTGCTGGGCCAGCGCATCGGCAAGCCGGGCGCCGACCAGGGGCCGATGCTGGAGGTGCTCAGCCGCCGCTACTACGGCAACCGCGGCGCCAGCGACGCGCGCTGCGTCGACGTGTCCGGCCACGCCTTCTTCACCGCCGGGTACGACACCGGCGACGACCGGTTCCAGCTGGTCGCCACGGCCGCGGACGTCACCGAGCTGCCCTCGGCGCTGGCCAAGGTCGCCGGGCTGACCGGCCCGGACACCGTCGCCGACGTGTACCTCACCTGGGCCGACCAGCCCGACCCCGACGCCATGGCCGCCACCCTGCAGGAGGTCCTCGACCAGGCCGGGCTGCCCGAGGGGCTGCGCCGGCTGACGGTCACGGTGGCAGGACGCACCGGCACCGCGATGCACCACCACTTCACCTTCCGCCCCGGCCAGGGCGAGGACCGGGTCATCCGCGGCCTGCACCCGCTGATCGCCGACCGGCTGCAACTGCCGCGCCTGAGCCGGTTCGACCTGACCCGCCTGCCGTCGGCCGACGAGGAGGTCTACGTCCTGCGGTGCGTCGCGCCGGGCAACCCGGCCGACGAGCGGCTGGTCGCGATGGCGCAGGTCCGCGACCTGACCCCGCTGCGCGACAGCGAGGGGCGGATCCTGTCCCTGCCCGCGCTGGAGGGCGCGCTGGACGCGTCGCTGGACGCGATCCGCAAGGTCCAGGCGCAGCGGCCGGCCAAGAAGCGCCTCGACACCAACCGCATCACGCTGTACGTCTGGCCGCAGAGCGAGCTGTCCGTGGACGACATGCGCACCGTCATCGGCCGGATGCTGCCGCTGACGGCCGGGGCGGGGCTGGAGCAGGTGCTGTTCCTGGGCCGCCAGCGCGACGCGGCGACCGGCGAGCTGACCGACATCGCGGTCGAGGTGTCGTTCGACGCGGGCATGCGGCTGTCGGTGACCCAGCCGACGACCGAGCCGATCGAGCCGATCGACGACTACCGGCAGAAGGTGCTGTCGGCCCGGCGGCGCGGCACGACGTACCCGTACGAGCTGACCGGCATGCTGGCCGGCACGAACGGCACGTTCACCGAGCACGACCTGGACGACGAGGGCGAGCTCGCCCCGGTGGACCGGCCGCGCGGGCGCAACAAGGCGGGCATCGTCGCCGGGGTGGTCAGCACGCCGACCGAGCGCCACCCCGAGGGCGTCACCCGGGTGGTGCTGCTCGGCGACCCGACCAAGGCGCTGGGCGCGCTGGCCGAGGCCGAGTGCGCCCGGGTCATCGCCGCGCTGGACCTGGCGGAGCGGATGCAGGTGCCGGTCGACTGGTTCGCCCTGTCGGCGGGTGCCCGGATCTCCATGGACTCCGGCACCGAGAACATGGACTGGGTGGCCGCGGCGCTGAAGCGCATCGTCGAGTTCACCCAGGCCGGTGGCGAGATCAACATCGTGGTCGCGGGTATCACCGTCGGCGCCCAGCCGTACTGGAACGCCGAGGCCACGATGCTGATGCACACCAAGGGCATCCTGGTGATGACCCCGGACTCGGCGATGGTGCTGACCGGCAAGCAGTCGCTGGACTTCTCCGGCGGCGTGTCGGCCGAGGACAACTTCGGCATCGGCGGCTACGACCGGGTCATGGGCCCCAACGGCCAGGCCCAGTACTGGGCGCCGGACCTGCTGGCGGCCCGCGACGTGCTGATGGCGCACTACGACCACACGTACATCGCGGCGGGCGAGTCCCGGCCGCGCCGGGCGGCCACCTCCGACCCGGCCGACCGCGACATCAGCGGATTCCCGCACACCTGGCCCGACAGCGACTTCACCACCGTCGGGGAGATCTTCTCCAAGGAGCGCAACCCCGACCGTAAGAAGGCGTTCGACATCCGTACGGTGATGCGCGCGCTGGCCGACCAGGACCACCTGATCCTGGAGCGCTGGGCGGGCATGGCCGACGCCGAGACCGCCGTCGTGCAGGACGTGCACCTGGGCGGCATCCCGGTGTGCCTGCTGGGCATCGAGTCCCGGTCGGTGCCGCGGCGCGGCTTCCCGCCCACCGACGGCCCCGACACGTACACCGCGGGCACGCTGTTCCCGCAGTCGTCGCGCAAGGCAGCGCGGGCGATCAACGCGGCCAGCGGCAACCGGCCGCTGGTGGTGCTGGCGAACCTGTCCGGGTTCGACGGCTCCCCCGAGTCGATGCGCAAGCTCCAGCTGGAGTACGGCGCGGAGATCGGCCGGGCGATCGTCAACTTCCAGGGCCCGATCGTGTTCTGCGTGATCTCGCGATACCACGGCGGCGCGTTCGTGGTGTTCTCCAAGGCGCTCAACCCGAACATGACGGTGCTGGCGGTCGACGGCTCGTTCGCGTCGGTCATCGGCGGCGCGCCCGCCGCGGCGGTCGTGTTCTCCGGTGACGTCGACGCGCGTACCGCCAAGGACCCGCGGGTGACCGACCTGCAGACGCGCATCGCGGCCGCCTCCGGCGGCGAGCGGGCGGCGCTGCTGGCACAGCTGCTCGACATGCGGGCCTCGGTCCGGGCGGAGAAGCTGAGCGAGGTCGCCGCCGAGTTCGACGGCGTGCACAGCATCCAGCGCGCGGTCCAGGTCGGCTCGGTGGACGCCATCGTCCGGCCCGAGGAGCTGCGTCCGCAGATCATCGCGGCGATCGAGCTCGGCCTCGACAAGGCGTAG
- a CDS encoding toll/interleukin-1 receptor domain-containing protein, with amino-acid sequence MRRYSAHGRQTPVADMPLLLAEANKSLDFAPMGVAVGRVLLRGCLVQPVRSMPEGFEGLSGYLVKVHYEFDFAAGAPTPLWAELGLDLGAAGVTVSDAIPRTVSRAEDARWYEVTTQLDFVPVRDDPAAESWGSGEVVARVTLPAVAPRVDCGGIGSAGVRWRHTAVPGEPLWAGSRTGWFALLAPSPLRRLPMVAAAGYDLGPGTPQGLRPLALRDAFNVELPTLAGFVRQPAPAARPVPDADGPRVFVSYAQESPEHKADVVRLCALLAGAGVDVRFDQEDLHVRRNWNDWTNVQIQRADFVLVVASPMYRQASEGELPPDRHRGVQSEYVRLAEELYRDRVRWTPKILPVVLPGRSVDEIPRTFLPYTADHYLVESLTPAGAQDLLTVLLAARRPENGH; translated from the coding sequence GTGCGACGATACTCGGCTCATGGTCGCCAGACGCCGGTCGCCGACATGCCGCTGCTGCTGGCGGAGGCGAACAAGTCCCTGGACTTCGCTCCGATGGGCGTCGCCGTCGGCCGGGTGCTGCTGCGCGGCTGCCTGGTCCAGCCCGTCAGGTCGATGCCGGAGGGATTCGAGGGCCTGTCCGGATACCTGGTCAAGGTCCACTATGAGTTCGACTTCGCCGCGGGCGCGCCGACACCGCTGTGGGCGGAGCTGGGGCTGGACCTCGGCGCGGCGGGCGTGACGGTCAGCGACGCGATTCCGCGCACGGTCAGCCGCGCCGAGGACGCCCGCTGGTACGAGGTGACCACCCAGCTCGACTTCGTGCCCGTCCGCGACGACCCGGCCGCCGAGTCGTGGGGCAGCGGCGAGGTCGTCGCCCGGGTCACCCTGCCCGCGGTGGCGCCCCGGGTCGACTGCGGTGGCATCGGTTCGGCGGGCGTACGCTGGCGGCACACCGCGGTGCCCGGCGAGCCGCTGTGGGCGGGGTCGCGCACCGGCTGGTTCGCCCTGCTGGCGCCCTCGCCGCTGCGCCGCCTGCCGATGGTGGCGGCGGCCGGTTACGACCTCGGGCCCGGCACACCGCAGGGCCTGCGCCCGCTGGCGCTGCGCGATGCGTTCAACGTGGAGCTGCCGACCCTCGCCGGTTTCGTGCGTCAGCCCGCCCCCGCTGCCCGCCCGGTGCCCGATGCGGACGGGCCACGGGTGTTCGTCTCGTACGCGCAGGAGAGCCCCGAGCACAAGGCCGACGTGGTGCGGCTGTGCGCGCTGCTGGCCGGGGCCGGGGTCGACGTCCGGTTCGACCAGGAGGACCTGCACGTACGCCGGAACTGGAACGACTGGACCAATGTGCAGATCCAGCGGGCGGACTTCGTGCTCGTGGTGGCCTCGCCGATGTACCGGCAGGCGAGCGAGGGGGAGCTGCCGCCGGACCGGCACCGCGGCGTGCAGTCGGAGTACGTCCGCCTGGCCGAGGAGCTCTACCGCGACCGGGTGCGGTGGACCCCGAAGATCCTGCCGGTGGTGCTGCCGGGCCGCTCGGTCGACGAGATCCCGCGCACGTTCCTGCCGTACACGGCCGACCACTACCTGGTCGAGAGCCTGACTCCGGCGGGAGCGCAGGACCTGCTGACCGTGCTGCTCGCCGCACGGCGTCCGGAAAACGGGCACTGA
- a CDS encoding CHAT domain-containing protein: protein MTDEDRRHARWIDRRMALAREWDDLVAQAERLDGRASAPTSPLVAADRSPVVVVNVGRWRRDALIVTPDGTQAVPLPDLTHAAVYQRADAFLRVISERPPMTGMSYAAAIEAYQAARQERQRHLSDLMRWLWDTVAEPVLTALGHTGAPRPGEAWPRVWWCPTSRLALLPLHGAGYHTQAGDSVLDRVVSSYTPTLRALADQPRQAPAAPHGALFVGVADGVGGVPLDEVARERECVRAAFPGRFTDLDGTDATVDAVRQGLAGHAVAHFSCHGFQDLDNPARGGLVLHDGTLSVARISQDRYGGELAFLSACRSATGGVDLADEVVTVAAALRYAGFRHVLATLWEVDQSVAADVTESVYARLARPDGFDADGAAAALHEALRGLRADPRRSLHDWLPFVHLGP, encoded by the coding sequence ATGACCGATGAGGACCGGCGCCACGCCCGGTGGATCGACCGGCGCATGGCCCTGGCCCGCGAGTGGGACGACCTCGTCGCGCAGGCCGAACGCCTCGACGGGCGCGCGAGCGCCCCGACGTCGCCGCTGGTCGCCGCCGACCGGTCCCCGGTCGTCGTGGTCAACGTCGGCCGCTGGCGCCGCGACGCCCTCATCGTGACGCCCGACGGCACCCAGGCCGTGCCCCTGCCCGACCTGACGCACGCGGCCGTCTACCAGCGCGCCGATGCCTTCCTGCGCGTCATCAGCGAACGGCCGCCGATGACGGGGATGTCCTACGCGGCCGCGATCGAGGCATACCAGGCGGCGCGGCAGGAGCGGCAGCGGCACCTGAGCGACCTGATGCGGTGGCTGTGGGACACCGTCGCCGAGCCCGTGCTGACCGCGCTCGGTCACACCGGCGCTCCCCGCCCCGGCGAGGCATGGCCGCGCGTGTGGTGGTGCCCCACCAGCCGGCTCGCGCTGCTGCCGCTGCACGGCGCGGGCTACCACACGCAGGCGGGTGACAGCGTCCTGGACCGGGTGGTCAGCTCGTACACCCCGACGCTGCGGGCACTGGCCGACCAGCCCCGCCAGGCGCCCGCGGCGCCGCACGGCGCGCTGTTCGTCGGGGTCGCCGACGGGGTCGGCGGGGTGCCGCTGGACGAGGTCGCCCGGGAGCGGGAGTGCGTACGCGCGGCCTTCCCCGGCCGGTTCACCGACCTCGACGGCACCGACGCCACCGTCGACGCGGTCCGGCAGGGGCTGGCCGGGCACGCGGTGGCGCACTTCAGCTGCCACGGCTTCCAGGACCTCGACAACCCCGCGCGCGGCGGCCTGGTGCTGCACGACGGCACCCTGTCGGTGGCCCGGATCAGCCAGGACCGCTACGGCGGCGAGCTGGCCTTCCTGTCGGCCTGCCGGTCCGCGACCGGCGGGGTGGACCTGGCCGACGAGGTCGTCACCGTGGCGGCGGCACTGCGCTACGCCGGGTTCCGGCACGTGCTGGCGACGCTGTGGGAGGTCGACCAGAGCGTCGCCGCCGACGTCACCGAGTCCGTGTACGCCCGCCTGGCCCGCCCGGACGGCTTCGACGCCGACGGGGCGGCGGCCGCGCTGCACGAGGCGCTGCGCGGGCTGCGCGCCGACCCGCGCCGGTCGCTGCACGACTGGCTCCCGTTCGTACACCTCGGACCGTAG